In one window of Pseudomonadota bacterium DNA:
- a CDS encoding DUF255 domain-containing protein, which produces MRRILYSFVALLMLASALHAAPAPSKGGDGWIEDYKAALAQAKASHKRVLLDFTGSDWCGWCKKLDAEVFATPEFKKYAASKLVLVKVDFPRSVPQSAAVKKQNQELQKQFNIEGYPTLIILSPDGKQIGHAGYEPGGPSALIKTLDAIK; this is translated from the coding sequence ATGCGTCGCATCCTCTACTCATTCGTTGCTCTGCTCATGCTCGCTTCGGCGCTGCATGCTGCGCCCGCCCCGTCGAAGGGCGGAGATGGCTGGATCGAAGACTACAAGGCGGCCCTCGCCCAGGCCAAGGCGTCGCACAAGCGCGTGCTCCTCGACTTCACCGGTTCAGACTGGTGCGGCTGGTGCAAGAAGCTCGACGCCGAGGTGTTCGCCACGCCTGAGTTCAAGAAGTACGCGGCCAGCAAGCTCGTTCTCGTGAAGGTCGACTTTCCCCGTTCCGTCCCCCAGTCTGCGGCCGTGAAGAAGCAGAACCAGGAGCTGCAGAAGCAGTTCAACATCGAGGGGTATCCCACGCTCATCATCCTCTCGCCGGACGGCAAGCAGATCGGTCATGCCGGTTATGAGCCGGGCGGCCCGTCGGCCCTCATCAAGACCCTCGACGCCATCAAGTAG
- a CDS encoding PilZ domain-containing protein — MPDMFDNTPSADADVLERRRTERKSAPVEVPIRAEVVGTNESTDIYLCLLDVSDTGWRINSSEALPVGVPFNLRIHRRELGAEATGGEDDYLEASVTVPWQTELRGGAWVAGLHFTEPTRDTKEVLSSLVEDGASDATRRLRFRLRQAVRVEFRIADDEPWQHAVAIEISPDGIRMRSTTWPDDAGRCQVRIIPQGTLPQVIVNGRVVWCKTLGQSAHDVGLRFDDISPTDARIIQQHIYTVSSAMTTGTAKKPRAGG; from the coding sequence ATGCCTGATATGTTCGATAACACCCCCTCAGCGGATGCCGATGTCCTGGAGCGCCGTCGCACAGAGCGCAAGAGCGCTCCAGTCGAGGTTCCCATTCGAGCCGAGGTTGTCGGAACCAACGAGAGTACCGACATCTACCTCTGTCTTCTCGATGTCTCGGATACCGGGTGGCGCATCAACAGCAGCGAGGCGCTGCCGGTCGGGGTGCCGTTCAATCTTCGCATCCATCGTCGCGAGCTGGGCGCTGAAGCAACCGGTGGCGAAGACGACTATCTCGAGGCATCGGTCACCGTGCCGTGGCAGACCGAGCTGCGGGGGGGGGCCTGGGTTGCTGGCCTCCACTTCACAGAGCCGACCCGTGACACGAAAGAGGTGCTGTCCAGTCTCGTTGAGGATGGGGCTTCCGACGCGACCCGCCGTTTGCGCTTCCGCTTGCGCCAGGCGGTGCGGGTTGAGTTTCGGATCGCTGACGACGAGCCCTGGCAGCACGCTGTTGCCATCGAGATCTCGCCAGACGGGATTCGCATGCGGTCAACCACCTGGCCGGATGACGCGGGGAGATGCCAGGTTCGCATCATTCCTCAGGGTACATTGCCTCAGGTGATTGTCAACGGCCGAGTGGTCTGGTGCAAGACGCTTGGGCAGAGCGCTCACGATGTCGGGCTGCGCTTTGACGACATCTCGCCGACAGACGCGCGAATCATTCAGCAGCACATCTACACCGTGAGCAGCGCGATGACCACGGGAACGGCCAAGAAGCCACGGGCCGGGGGGTAG